One Stratiformator vulcanicus genomic window, AGAAGACTTTATTTGAAAGTTCGCGTAGAATGCACCGTTAAAATCTTTCACTTTGGTTACAAACCCTCTGAGCAGTGTCCCAAGTGATTGCAGATTCTGGTATGTAGGAGCCTTTAAATCTACACTCTTGATACTCGTAACGACACCATCAGCAAAGCGGTCTACAGTTGGATAATTTTGAGGGAGGTTTTGACCAAGGACAGTTTCAATTGCTTCTCCCCGCGGCGGGTGGCACTGGCTCCGCCAGTGATTGCGGCTGAACATTCATCAAGATTGAGAGAAACCGGCGATCGTCGGCAGGGAGAGGCAAAGCCGTACGGGATTGTTGTGCAGGCTGTCGGTTGCCGAAACCAAGGCCGAAACCAGTGCGTCCCTTAATCCCCCGCCGCAACTTCGATCGGCTGCGGCATGCCGTCTGAGGGGGTTGCTTCGGGGGCCGTTGCGATGCGAGCGTCATTGGTTGGTGCTTCGGCACTGCGCTTTGGCGGGGCGAGGGCGATGGTGCTTTTGCCGTAGCCGACGGTCGTGATCCACATCGGACTTGTCTTACGAACCGGTCGGCGGACCTTTCGGCCGAAACGATCGACGAAGTTCTCCGCCTCGGGCTCTTTCGCGCCGTCACGCAGTGTTAATTTCACTTCGCGACCGGTCGGGTACTTAAGCATCAAAGCGAAGTCGTGTTGCGTGTTCGATGCCACCAGCGGCGCTCCGACTTCTCCCTGCTTGCGGAATTCGACGGTCACGAACTGATCGCCGACATGCAGTTTCGGGCGACCGTATTCGCTATTTTCATTTTCGCCGGCGACAGCAAACAGGACCTTGTCCAAATCCCAACTCTTATCGGCGACCAGCACGAAGTCGTCGCGACCGTAATTCAGGTCGTAATAGCCGTAAAGCGAGCCTCGCAGGCGGCTCGCTACATGGTTCGGCATCGCCTCCCGGCCGAGCGCGGCCGCGCACTTGAGCAGCACCGGTACGGGCACGCGGGCGACAAGTTGCGGGTCTTGAAGTTGCTGGGCGATGCGAGACGGGTCTCCCGTTTCGGCGATGACCGAAACGAGCGCGACGCGGCTTTGTGCTTCTTCAAGATCGGCGTCCAAATTTCGCAGCACGGCGTCCTCGGCCTTCGCGAGCCGACCGGCCCGCAGCAGCACACCGGCGGCAGCAAGATTGACCTGCCAGGAATCGGTCACATAGGCGACCGACTTTTCAGCCGCGGCGACGGCCCGGTCATCGTGCCGGTATTCACGGATCATCGCCAGATTGACCCACGAGGCGGCGAGCATTTCGTCACGTCGGAAATGCCCTTCGCCCAGTTCGGTTAGTCGCTCGAACGTGCGGCACGCGTCGTCGAGTTTCCCCAAACCTTGTTCGGTGCGCGCCACGTGATATTGATAGGGCGGATAGCACTCCATGAAGGGTTCCATCCGCTTGAGGAGTCTTAATCGGACCGGGGCGTCGCGTTCCTGCAGGGCGTGTTCGAGCCGATCGAGATCGTCGTTGCGAAGCAGCCAGCGGTCGGGGATGTTCCGTTTGCGGGCCAGCTTCCAGAACACATCGAGAAAGCCGGTCGATTTATCCATCACCGCTTCGATCCGTTCTTTTTCCACATTGAACAGATCTTTGTCGCGATCGATTTGCGAAG contains:
- a CDS encoding endonuclease toxin domain-containing protein; amino-acid sequence: MFSRNHWRSQCHPPRGEAIETVLGQNLPQNYPTVDRFADGVVTSIKSVDLKAPTYQNLQSLGTLLRGFVTKVKDFNGAFYANFQIKSSEITGRAVHVAIPPGASNTQFDLLRQIHQEAKAVGVDFYFTILQ